The Populus trichocarpa isolate Nisqually-1 chromosome 2, P.trichocarpa_v4.1, whole genome shotgun sequence genome has a window encoding:
- the LOC7490644 gene encoding uncharacterized protein LOC7490644, which yields MEGIEQWKTEAQQWLQQGIEYAHQLPPTQLYAAVAVLLFTTLLLLTIRLLKRTKSNTIVLSGLSGSGKTVLFYQLRDGSSHQGTVTSMEPNEGTFLLHSESAKKGKIKPVHVVDVPGHSRLRPKLDDFLPQAAGIVFVVDALEFLPNLSAVTEYLYDILTKASVVKRKLPVLICCNKTDKVTAHTKEFIRKQLEKEIEKLRVSRSGVSDADIANDYTLGIPGEVFSFSQCINKVTIGEASGLTGEISQVEEFIRAHVK from the exons ATGGAAGGAATAGAGCAGTGGAAAACTGAAGCGCAGCAATGGTTGCAACAGGGGATTGAATATGCGCATCAACTACCTCCTACTCAACTGTACGCGGCTGTCGCTGTCTTGCTTTTCACCACCCTTTTGCTCTTAACAA TTCGCTTGCTGAAACGCACAAAATCCAATACCATTGTGCTCTCTGGGCTTAGTGGGAGTGGTAAAACTGTTCTTTTTTATCAA CTTCGAGATGGCTCTTCACATCAGGGTACTGTCACCTCAATGGAACCAAATGAGGGCACTTTCTTACTACATTCCGAGAGTGCTAAG AAGGGAAAAATAAAGCCTGTACATGTTGTTGATGTTCCTGGTCATTCTCGTCTTCGACCCAAACTAGACGATTTCTTGCCTCAAGCAGCTGGCATCGTGTTTGTTGTTGATGCTTTGGAATTCTTACCCAACTTGAGTGCAGTTACAGA ATATCTGTATGATATTTTGACCAAGGCAAGTGTCGTAAAAAGAAAACTTCCAGTTCTCATCTGCTGTAACAAGACAGACAAAGTGACAGCACATACCAAGGAATTCATCCGAAAACAGTTAGAGAAAGAAAT TGAAAAATTGCGGGTATCAAGGAGCGGAGTATCAGATGCTGATATCGCAAATGACTATACTCTTGGAATACCTGGTGAAGTGTTTTCATTCTCGCAATGCATTAATAAAGTTACCATTGGTGAAGCTTCTGGTTTGACTGGCGAGATATCTCAGGTGGAGGAGTTTATTAGAGCACATGTAAAATAA
- the LOC7490645 gene encoding monocopper oxidase-like protein SKS1 → MSPFSLLFYLSSLAVLVDGKSLSYDWTVSFSHRAPLALTKQVIVINDQFPGPLLNATTNDVLNINIHNNLTEPFLMTWNGLQMRRNSWQDGVQETNCPILPGRNWTYSFQVKDQIGSFFYFPSLLLHKAAGGYGPIRVNNREVIPIPFPQPHGDIDVLIGDWYSADHRDLRALLDNGTGLQNPSGILINGRGPNETVFEFQPGATYRLRISNVGLKTSLNFRIQDHLMLLVETEGSYTAQQTYSNLDIHVGQSYSVLVTAKNQTSGKSYYMVASSRLTDAELFGVGVIRYPNSDDFPSGPLPPGPQLHDYFYSIEQARSIRWNLSAGAARPNPQGSYHYGSINVSRTIVLRNGETDINRHLYTVNGVSFVSQGTPLKMADYFELETLKTGIFPDTPIGNGISTLDTSVINANYREFYHLVFENPTPSLQTWHLDGYNFFVVGMEFGTSSWEEDMKATYNLNDAVSRSTVQVYPFGWTAVMVMLDNQGLWNLRSQDVERWYLGQELYLRVRGIGEEDPSTIPARDEVPLPENAILCGEISGLQQTLF, encoded by the exons ATGAGTCCTTTCAGCCTCCTTTTCTACCTCTCCTCCCTCGCTGTGTTGGTAGATGGCAAATCGCTTTCCTATGACTGGACAGTTTCCTTCTCTCACCGTGCTCCTCTTGCTCTTACCAAACAG GTGATTGTGATCAACGATCAATTTCCGGGACCATTGTTGAATGCAACAACAAATGATGTGCTAAACATCAATATTCATAACAACTTGACAGAACCATTCCTTATGACATG GAACGGACTGCAAATGAGAAGGAATTCATGGCAAGATGGGGTGCAAGAGACTAACTGTCCAATACTACCTGGCCGAAACTGGACTTACAGTTTTCAAGTGAAGGATCAGATCGgaagtttcttttatttcccaTCACTTCTCCTGCACAAAGCTGCTGGTGGATATGGTCCCATTCGTGTGAATAATCGTGAGGTTATTCCTATTCCATTTCCACAACCTCATGGAGATATTGATGTCCTCATTGGAGATTGGTACAGTGCAGATCACCGG gaTTTGAGGGCTTTGCTTGATAATGGGACTGGACTTCAGAATCCCAGTGGAATTCTTATCAATGGACGGGGTCCTAATGAAAcagtttttgaatttcaacCAG GGGCTACATACAGGCTAAGGATTTCAAATGTGGGCTTGAAAACTTCGTTGAACTTCAGGATTCAAGACCATCTAATGTTGTTAGTGGAGACAGAAGGGTCTTACACAGCACAACAAACGTATAGTAATCTGGACATCCATGTTGGTCAATCCTACTCAGTCTTAGTTACAGCAAAGAATCAAACTAGTGGCAAGTCCTACTACATGGTTGCAAGTTCCCGCTTAACTGACGCTGAACTTTTTGGAGTCGGCGTCATTCGCTACCCGAACTCTGATGATTTTCCATCCGGCCCACTTCCCCCAGGACCACAGTTACATGATTATTTTTACTCCATTGAACAAGCTCGTTCAATAAG GTGGAACTTGTCAGCGGGAGCTGCTAGGCCAAACCCTCAAGGTTCATATCACTATGGCAGCATCAACGTGTCCCGTACAATAGTCCTCAGGAACGGCGAGACCGATATAAATAGACACCTGTATACGGTCAATGGGGTGTCATTTGTGAGCCAAGGTACACCATTAAAGATGGCAGACTATTTCGAGCTTGAAACGTTGAAGACTGGAATTTTTCCAGATACTCCAATTGGTAATGGTATCTCGACATTGGATACTTCAGTTATCAATGCAAATTACAGAGAGTTTTACCATTTGGTGTTTGAAAATCCTACCCCATCTTTGCAAACATGGCACCTTGACGGCTACAACTTCTTTGTTGTTGG CATGGAGTTTGGTACATCATCATGGGAAGAGGATATGAAGGCTACATATAACTTGAATGATGCtgtttctcgttctacagttcAG GTTTATCCATTCGGATGGACGGCAGTGATGGTTATGCTGGACAATCAAGGGTTGTGGAATCTGAGATCACAGGATGTGGAGAGATGGTATCTAGGGCAAGAGTTATACTTGCGAGTCAGAGGCATTGGAGAGGAGGATCCATCAACCATTCCTGCTAGAGATGAAGTTCCACTTCCTGAAAACGCCATCTTGTGTGGAGAAATCTCTGGTTTACAGCAAACGTTATTTTAG